The following are encoded together in the Capsulimonas corticalis genome:
- the ispD gene encoding 2-C-methyl-D-erythritol 4-phosphate cytidylyltransferase, whose product MTKMHAVIPAAGLGARFSTNGNKVFASLSGRPMLEMTVDAFRRRSEFASIVVVTGEDDLSRCREIVKAIAPEAHVVRGGATRQESVRLGLTALDGADDDIVFVHDGARPLVSDAIIDRCIEGQRRNGNAVAAIPVVDTLKLAAPDQTVERNIDRERLWAVQTPQVFPLGLLREAHASAWKANFLGTDEASLVERLGIPVHLVEGSSTNLKITRAEDAAVAEALLRPARSGAQMRVGFGYDIHRLEFGRRLVLGGVEIPTTDGRGLDGHSDADVLLHAICDSLLGAAGLPDIGHLFPNTDPAYAGADSMTLLAEVFRRVRELGWRVQNVDATIVAEAPKIGPYTAQMRNNIVQLLEIEPSCLGIKATTNEGLGSLGQGLGIAAQAVACLCQGD is encoded by the coding sequence ATGACCAAAATGCACGCGGTTATCCCCGCAGCGGGCCTCGGCGCAAGATTCAGTACTAACGGAAATAAGGTCTTCGCGTCGCTTTCCGGCCGGCCCATGCTGGAGATGACGGTGGATGCGTTTCGGAGGCGATCGGAGTTCGCCTCGATCGTTGTGGTGACGGGGGAGGATGATCTTTCCCGCTGCCGAGAGATTGTGAAGGCGATCGCCCCCGAAGCGCATGTCGTTCGCGGCGGCGCAACCCGGCAGGAGTCAGTGCGCCTTGGTTTGACGGCGCTTGACGGCGCCGACGATGATATTGTCTTTGTGCACGACGGAGCGCGGCCCTTAGTCTCCGATGCGATCATCGATCGCTGTATTGAAGGCCAGCGTCGCAATGGAAACGCTGTCGCGGCTATTCCTGTCGTGGATACATTGAAGCTCGCGGCTCCGGATCAAACCGTCGAGCGCAATATCGATCGCGAGAGATTATGGGCGGTGCAGACACCGCAAGTCTTCCCGCTGGGGCTGCTGCGCGAAGCGCACGCCTCCGCCTGGAAGGCGAACTTTTTGGGAACGGACGAAGCCTCGCTCGTGGAAAGACTGGGGATTCCCGTGCATCTGGTGGAAGGCTCATCCACAAATTTGAAAATCACCCGCGCCGAGGACGCCGCGGTCGCGGAGGCGCTCCTGCGTCCCGCGCGAAGCGGCGCGCAGATGCGCGTCGGTTTTGGGTACGATATTCATCGATTAGAGTTTGGCCGGCGCCTGGTTTTAGGCGGCGTGGAGATCCCGACCACTGACGGTCGGGGGCTCGATGGTCATTCGGACGCCGACGTTTTGCTGCATGCGATCTGCGACTCGCTCCTCGGGGCCGCCGGACTGCCGGACATCGGCCATCTCTTCCCAAACACCGATCCCGCCTACGCCGGCGCCGACAGCATGACGCTGCTCGCCGAAGTTTTTCGACGTGTGAGAGAGCTAGGCTGGCGGGTACAAAATGTAGATGCGACCATCGTGGCGGAAGCGCCAAAGATTGGCCCATATACCGCGCAAATGCGGAATAATATCGTACAGCTGCTTGAAATAGAGCCAAGCTGTCTGGGGATCAAAGCGACGACAAACGAAGGTTTGGGATCGCTTGGGCAGGGGTTGGGCATTGCGGCCCAAGCAGTCGCCTGCCTTTGTCAAGGCGACTGA
- a CDS encoding PIN/TRAM domain-containing protein: MKFWRITFVGVLMLLGGYSGYQIGGAVVGSVTHLDPRAIRGNAFLSSYQDILNSPSGSTTAYIAFTLLGLLFSFLVATGAFNKLVKTGDQLKEMSPNEKVATFLGVTLGLLLTVLLSPILLSIKSIGIGLTVLVAIALVYLGVVTMTSMKDDIRFFLPGGGGQTAEPVEVTPERCKILDTNVIIDGRVADICRAGFLEGPIYVPGFVLDELQHIADSADSLKRARGRRGLDILNQMRTELKMLVRTYDNTDPNDRDEVDAKLVKLAKQLDGCIVTNDFNLNKVAELQGVTVLNINELANALKPVVLPGEEMTVTIIKEGKEMNQGVAYLDDGTMIVVEGARRRIGETLDVVTSSVLQTVAGKMIFASIRNSHGDEEDDSYDQNARGYPRSGPRRKIQY; encoded by the coding sequence TTGAAATTTTGGCGGATCACGTTCGTCGGCGTTCTGATGCTCCTCGGAGGATACTCCGGTTATCAGATCGGCGGGGCGGTGGTCGGCTCCGTGACGCATCTCGATCCGAGAGCCATTCGCGGCAACGCCTTTCTCTCTTCGTATCAGGATATTCTGAACAGCCCCAGCGGAAGCACGACGGCGTATATCGCCTTCACGCTTCTCGGCTTGCTCTTCAGCTTCCTCGTCGCGACCGGCGCTTTCAACAAACTGGTCAAAACGGGCGATCAGCTCAAAGAGATGAGCCCGAACGAGAAGGTGGCGACGTTCCTGGGCGTCACGCTCGGTCTGCTCCTGACGGTTCTCCTGTCTCCCATTCTGCTTTCCATCAAGAGCATCGGCATCGGCCTGACCGTGCTGGTGGCGATCGCCCTGGTTTATCTGGGCGTGGTCACAATGACCAGCATGAAGGACGATATCCGCTTCTTCCTGCCGGGCGGCGGCGGACAGACGGCGGAGCCGGTGGAAGTGACGCCGGAGCGCTGCAAGATCCTGGATACGAATGTGATCATCGACGGCCGCGTGGCGGACATCTGCCGCGCCGGTTTCCTCGAAGGTCCCATCTACGTTCCGGGCTTCGTCCTGGATGAGCTCCAGCACATCGCCGACTCGGCCGACAGCCTGAAGCGCGCGCGCGGCCGGCGCGGACTGGATATTCTCAACCAGATGCGCACCGAGCTGAAGATGCTGGTCCGCACGTACGACAACACCGATCCGAACGATCGGGACGAAGTCGACGCCAAGCTCGTGAAGCTGGCGAAGCAGCTCGACGGCTGCATCGTCACCAACGACTTCAACCTGAACAAAGTCGCCGAACTGCAGGGCGTTACGGTTCTCAACATCAACGAGCTGGCGAACGCGCTCAAGCCCGTTGTCCTTCCTGGTGAGGAAATGACCGTCACCATCATCAAGGAAGGCAAGGAGATGAACCAGGGCGTCGCATACCTCGACGACGGCACCATGATCGTCGTGGAAGGCGCGCGTCGCCGCATCGGCGAGACGCTGGACGTCGTCACGAGCAGCGTGCTCCAGACGGTCGCCGGCAAGATGATCTTCGCCTCGATCCGCAACTCTCATGGCGACGAGGAAGACGATTCGTATGACCAAAATGCACGCGGTTATCCCCGCAGCGGGCCTCGGCGCAAGATTCAGTACTAA
- the atpC gene encoding ATP synthase F1 subunit epsilon gives MASQYTLDVVTPERIMLSDQVVSTIAPGYEGQLGILAGHAPLMTELVPGEVRVTLADGRTTSHIIISGGFMEVTAERTTILADYAERVDEIDITRAEADLASARQLLAEAEAGSTQAAEAKQAVAHAETRIRAGRGA, from the coding sequence TTGGCGTCCCAATATACACTCGACGTCGTCACTCCGGAGCGCATCATGCTGAGCGATCAAGTCGTCAGCACGATCGCCCCGGGATACGAAGGGCAGCTTGGCATTCTCGCCGGGCATGCGCCTTTGATGACTGAACTCGTTCCCGGCGAGGTCCGCGTGACTCTTGCCGATGGACGAACGACATCGCACATTATCATCTCCGGCGGCTTCATGGAAGTGACCGCCGAACGCACGACGATCCTGGCGGACTACGCCGAGCGCGTCGATGAGATCGATATCACGCGGGCGGAGGCGGATCTCGCCTCTGCCCGCCAGCTGCTCGCCGAAGCCGAAGCCGGCAGCACGCAGGCGGCTGAGGCCAAGCAGGCCGTGGCGCACGCGGAAACGCGCATCCGCGCCGGACGCGGCGCTTAA
- the atpD gene encoding F0F1 ATP synthase subunit beta: protein MGVGKIVQVQGPVVDARFEKGDLPNILNALKITDSSRNINITVEVAQHLGNDVVRCIAMSSTDGLTRGLDVVDSGAPISVPVGNVTLGRVFNLLGDPIDERGPVSSELRYPIHRGAPSLEDQAATTEVLETGIKVIDLLCPYAKGGKIGLFGGAGVGKTVLIQELIRNIATEHGGVSVFAGVGERTREGNDLWLEMGEAEYTDANGNKAVVLDKTAMVFGQMNEPPGARLRVALSGLTMAEYFRDEQGQDVLLFVDNIFRFVQAGSEVSALLGRMPSAVGYQPTLASEMGALQERITSTKTGSVTSVQAIYVPADDPTDPAPATTFAFLDATTYLERNLTAIGIYPAVDPLVSTSRILDPNIVGEEHYGVARGVQQILQRYKELQDIIAILGIDELSDEDKLVVARARKIQRFLSQPFFVGEQFTGIPGQYVRLTETVKSFKAVLEGEYDDLPEQAFLMCGTIDQVVEKAKALGA, encoded by the coding sequence ATGGGCGTCGGCAAAATTGTACAAGTGCAGGGACCGGTCGTGGACGCGCGGTTCGAAAAGGGCGATCTGCCTAATATTCTGAACGCGCTGAAGATCACGGACTCCAGCCGAAATATCAACATCACGGTCGAAGTGGCGCAGCACCTGGGCAACGATGTCGTCCGCTGCATCGCTATGTCTTCGACGGACGGTCTGACTCGCGGCCTGGACGTGGTCGACTCGGGCGCGCCGATCAGCGTGCCGGTCGGCAACGTGACCCTGGGACGCGTTTTCAACCTGCTCGGCGATCCGATCGACGAGCGCGGTCCGGTCAGCTCCGAACTGCGTTACCCGATCCACCGCGGCGCGCCTTCCCTGGAAGATCAGGCGGCGACGACGGAAGTTTTGGAGACCGGCATCAAGGTCATCGACCTGCTGTGCCCGTACGCCAAGGGCGGTAAGATCGGCCTCTTTGGCGGCGCCGGCGTCGGCAAGACCGTTTTGATTCAGGAATTGATCCGCAACATCGCGACCGAGCATGGCGGCGTTTCGGTGTTCGCCGGCGTCGGCGAGCGCACCCGCGAAGGCAACGACCTTTGGCTGGAAATGGGAGAAGCCGAGTACACGGACGCCAACGGCAACAAGGCCGTCGTTCTGGACAAGACCGCCATGGTCTTCGGTCAGATGAATGAGCCCCCCGGCGCCCGCCTTCGCGTCGCGCTTTCGGGTCTGACGATGGCGGAGTACTTCCGCGACGAGCAGGGCCAGGACGTTCTGCTGTTCGTCGACAATATCTTCCGGTTCGTTCAGGCGGGCTCGGAAGTTTCGGCGCTTCTCGGACGAATGCCGAGCGCGGTCGGCTACCAGCCGACCCTCGCTTCGGAAATGGGCGCTCTGCAGGAGCGCATCACCTCCACCAAGACCGGCTCCGTTACCTCGGTCCAGGCGATCTACGTCCCCGCTGACGACCCGACCGACCCCGCGCCGGCCACGACCTTCGCGTTCCTCGACGCCACCACGTACCTGGAGCGCAACCTGACGGCCATCGGTATCTACCCGGCCGTCGATCCTCTGGTTTCCACGTCGCGCATCCTCGACCCGAACATCGTTGGGGAAGAGCACTACGGCGTGGCTCGCGGCGTCCAGCAGATCCTTCAGCGCTACAAGGAACTCCAGGACATCATCGCGATTCTCGGTATCGATGAGCTGTCGGACGAAGATAAACTGGTTGTTGCGCGCGCTCGCAAGATCCAGCGCTTCCTGTCCCAGCCCTTCTTTGTCGGCGAACAGTTCACGGGTATCCCCGGCCAGTATGTGCGCCTCACGGAGACCGTGAAGTCGTTCAAGGCTGTTCTCGAGGGAGAATACGACGATCTGCCGGAGCAGGCGTTCCTGATGTGCGGCACGATCGATCAGGTCGTGGAAAAAGCCAAGGCGCTCGGCGCGTAG
- the atpG gene encoding ATP synthase F1 subunit gamma yields MATPRQIRARIRTAKNIQQITKAMKMVAAARLRRAQEAVGAARPYAQKMREVMASLSAGGSDGLQHPLLRKVDGDPKKIGLILITADRGLAGAYNSSVIKRAVELVRPYGPENVKIVSVGKKGAVFFKRRGFSVIAENPVPQTGISFADAQTLSRAARRLFEEGEIDALYIIYTQFVSAMTQRPQTVQILPLQALDSAATEKAGPKADYIFEPDPEQILGSLLPRYVDTQVFQAVIESVASEHGARMTSMSAATDNAGKMISGLTLTLNRARQAAITKEIAEIVGGAEALK; encoded by the coding sequence ATGGCGACTCCCCGTCAAATCCGCGCACGCATCCGAACAGCGAAGAATATTCAGCAGATCACGAAGGCCATGAAGATGGTGGCGGCTGCTCGTTTGCGGCGCGCGCAAGAAGCGGTCGGCGCCGCTCGGCCCTACGCGCAAAAGATGCGCGAAGTCATGGCGAGCCTGAGCGCCGGCGGCTCGGACGGTCTCCAGCACCCGCTGCTGCGCAAAGTCGACGGCGATCCGAAGAAGATCGGCCTGATCCTGATCACCGCCGATCGGGGCCTGGCCGGCGCTTACAACTCCAGTGTCATCAAGCGCGCCGTCGAACTCGTGCGTCCCTACGGCCCCGAGAACGTGAAGATCGTCAGCGTCGGTAAGAAGGGCGCCGTGTTCTTCAAGCGCCGCGGCTTTTCGGTGATCGCGGAAAATCCGGTCCCGCAGACCGGCATCAGCTTCGCCGACGCCCAGACCCTTTCGCGCGCCGCGCGACGCTTGTTTGAAGAGGGCGAGATCGACGCGCTCTACATCATCTACACGCAGTTCGTCAGCGCCATGACCCAGCGGCCGCAGACGGTGCAGATCCTTCCCTTGCAGGCGCTCGACAGCGCCGCCACGGAAAAGGCCGGGCCGAAGGCCGATTACATTTTTGAACCGGATCCGGAACAGATCCTCGGCAGCCTGCTTCCCCGCTATGTGGACACGCAGGTCTTCCAGGCGGTGATCGAGAGCGTCGCTTCCGAGCACGGCGCGCGCATGACCTCCATGTCCGCCGCGACGGACAACGCCGGCAAGATGATCTCTGGACTGACGCTCACCCTCAACCGCGCGCGTCAGGCGGCCATCACCAAGGAAATCGCCGAGATCGTCGGCGGCGCGGAAGCATTGAAGTAA
- a CDS encoding DUF5658 family protein, whose amino-acid sequence MVKVSRDGMILTAIGMIDLMTTIFLVNYREASEGNPVMAYYLHQGIPVFVLAKLILCLGPLYLLEYARRHRPKMVTLSMRVAIAAYLCAYVGGISQLNDFALQARTRNVSMAWIESPCIPNPNVHVKH is encoded by the coding sequence ATGGTAAAAGTGTCGCGTGACGGAATGATCTTGACGGCAATCGGGATGATCGATCTAATGACGACAATCTTCTTGGTGAACTACCGAGAAGCGAGCGAAGGCAATCCCGTGATGGCCTACTATCTGCACCAGGGCATCCCGGTGTTCGTACTCGCCAAATTGATTCTCTGCCTGGGACCGCTGTATTTGCTCGAATATGCTCGCCGCCATCGTCCGAAGATGGTGACGCTTTCGATGCGCGTCGCGATCGCCGCTTACCTGTGCGCTTACGTCGGCGGCATCAGCCAGCTCAATGATTTCGCGCTGCAAGCGCGAACGCGGAATGTCTCGATGGCCTGGATCGAATCGCCCTGCATTCCGAACCCGAACGTTCACGTGAAGCATTAA
- a CDS encoding GntR family transcriptional regulator: MALPNLDLLSRERFVTRGDAPIHLQLRDELRLLMDLHFEEGQQFWPELSIAGHLQLSRGTVRRALEDLAQEGRLQRLQAKGSIVRRGPAHEYALQSLIVFVTAYDSELMMETLQQFRRQTEDLSIAMQIVQVNRGENTETLSPKLMASPSRTGLVFLTEPEKTYALYAGFQPLGYRTVTLESPGPDYAGPAIETNAALAARIGVQHLAALGHRHVIYLVNEPADVASVAQKIEAFETLGNEIDGWRGEVILCGAHLWDDSYYAAYAHMPEVWERRPTAIFTASDRGAWAALKWFAERGVRVPDEVSVLGFEGLKSSEYVYPALTTIAHPTADQVKQAIQMLQTGFSGLVRMQPKLVARNSSGPARSGELAD; encoded by the coding sequence ATGGCCCTTCCTAATCTCGATCTTCTTTCGCGTGAACGGTTCGTCACGCGCGGCGATGCTCCAATCCATCTCCAGCTTCGCGATGAGCTGCGCTTGCTCATGGATCTGCACTTTGAAGAAGGCCAGCAGTTCTGGCCGGAGCTCAGCATCGCCGGGCATTTGCAGCTCTCCCGGGGGACGGTGCGGCGCGCCCTGGAGGATCTGGCTCAGGAAGGCCGGCTGCAGCGGCTTCAAGCCAAAGGCAGCATCGTTCGTCGAGGTCCAGCCCATGAATATGCGCTGCAATCGCTGATTGTCTTCGTCACGGCGTATGATTCCGAGCTGATGATGGAGACGCTTCAGCAGTTTCGGCGTCAAACCGAGGATCTGTCGATCGCCATGCAGATCGTGCAGGTCAATCGCGGCGAAAATACCGAGACCCTTTCACCCAAGCTGATGGCGTCGCCGAGCCGTACGGGATTGGTCTTCCTCACGGAGCCGGAAAAGACGTACGCCCTCTATGCCGGCTTTCAGCCGCTGGGGTACCGTACGGTGACGCTCGAATCCCCGGGACCGGACTACGCCGGTCCCGCGATTGAAACAAACGCGGCGCTGGCGGCGCGCATCGGCGTTCAGCACCTCGCGGCGCTGGGACATCGGCATGTGATTTATCTCGTCAACGAGCCCGCCGATGTGGCGAGCGTCGCCCAAAAAATCGAGGCTTTTGAAACGCTGGGGAACGAAATCGATGGATGGCGAGGGGAAGTCATACTCTGCGGCGCGCATCTCTGGGACGATTCGTATTACGCGGCGTACGCGCATATGCCGGAGGTGTGGGAGCGCCGGCCGACCGCGATTTTCACCGCATCGGACCGAGGGGCGTGGGCGGCGCTAAAGTGGTTCGCCGAGCGCGGCGTGCGCGTTCCCGACGAAGTTTCTGTATTAGGATTTGAGGGATTGAAGTCTTCGGAGTATGTTTACCCCGCGCTCACGACGATTGCGCACCCGACCGCAGATCAGGTCAAGCAGGCGATCCAGATGCTTCAAACCGGATTTTCCGGTCTCGTGCGGATGCAGCCGAAGCTCGTCGCGCGGAACAGCAGCGGTCCGGCGCGAAGCGGCGAGCTTGCCGATTAA
- a CDS encoding glycoside hydrolase family 2 protein has translation MSHSRAVAALAGLFLTALPSFAEPVTPVLTRWAKEVTPQNVHPEYPRPQMTRGRWQNLNGQWDYALVDKDAPSPASYDGKILVPFPIEAPLSGVRKHPTDQQRLWYRRSFSVPAAWKGEHVLLHFGAVDWDAEVFVNGKRLGEHKGGYDGFSFDVTDALKPGENELKVGVYDPTNSGEQPVGKQDNDPHFIVYTATSGIWQTVWLEPVAKSYISDLAMTPDIDKSVLRLTVKAAGGNPPSSVKITVLDGAKTVAVMSGAANASLAIPIPKAHLWSPSDPHLYQLKVALQSGSVRSDAVESYFAMRKISLGKDAKGITRMFVNNQYLFEVGVLDQGFWPDGEYTAPTDGAMENDIATAKRLGFNMIRKHVKVEPERWYYWADRLGMLVWQDMPTAGHRTPESKTQFETELDRMVEGRGNHPSVIMWVLFNEGSDYDVPRLVDHVRALDPSRLIDNASGWNDHGVGDVIDTHNYTRPKAPAPEEHRAAVAGEFGGLGMLIPGHLWGDPKNNWGYGNMADSAAFGKGYAHLMHIAYGYQDDPGLSAAVYTQLTDVEIENSGLMTYDREIVKPDLHIAQLANRGEFPTEPKVTDIVATSETHPAEWRYTTTDHPAPANWFAPDFDDAGWKSAPAPFGNGGAQNTKWSDTPGDIWMRRTVTLPADLPATLMFSAYYDEDMEIYINGVLAASAPGFTSDYVAVPMTDAGRKAIVPGKNVLAVHCGQKGGGQFIDVGIIAPQSSPSVHK, from the coding sequence ATGTCTCACTCGCGCGCCGTCGCCGCTTTGGCCGGCCTATTCCTCACAGCGTTGCCTTCGTTTGCGGAGCCGGTTACTCCCGTTCTGACGCGATGGGCGAAGGAGGTCACGCCGCAGAATGTTCATCCGGAGTATCCGCGCCCGCAGATGACGCGCGGGCGGTGGCAAAATCTCAATGGACAATGGGATTATGCGTTGGTGGATAAGGACGCGCCGTCGCCGGCGTCCTATGACGGGAAAATCCTGGTCCCGTTTCCCATTGAGGCGCCATTGTCGGGTGTCCGAAAGCATCCGACGGACCAGCAGCGTTTGTGGTATCGGCGTTCGTTTTCTGTTCCTGCGGCTTGGAAAGGCGAGCATGTTCTGCTGCATTTCGGCGCCGTGGACTGGGACGCCGAAGTATTTGTCAATGGGAAGAGGCTAGGGGAGCACAAAGGCGGTTACGACGGGTTTAGCTTCGATGTGACCGATGCGCTGAAGCCGGGAGAGAATGAACTGAAAGTCGGCGTCTACGACCCCACGAACTCCGGAGAGCAGCCGGTCGGTAAACAAGACAACGATCCGCACTTTATCGTTTATACGGCGACGAGCGGCATTTGGCAGACGGTGTGGCTGGAGCCGGTCGCCAAATCCTATATCTCCGACCTGGCGATGACGCCCGATATCGACAAATCTGTTCTGCGCCTGACGGTGAAGGCGGCGGGCGGCAACCCGCCGAGCTCCGTGAAGATCACGGTGCTGGACGGCGCGAAGACCGTAGCGGTGATGAGCGGCGCGGCGAATGCTTCGCTCGCAATCCCGATTCCCAAAGCGCATCTCTGGTCGCCCTCTGACCCGCATCTGTATCAACTCAAAGTCGCCTTGCAATCAGGCAGCGTCCGCTCGGATGCCGTGGAGAGCTATTTCGCCATGCGCAAGATCAGTCTTGGCAAGGATGCGAAGGGAATTACCCGGATGTTCGTGAACAACCAGTATCTGTTTGAAGTGGGCGTGCTGGATCAGGGATTCTGGCCGGACGGAGAGTACACCGCCCCGACTGATGGCGCGATGGAGAACGACATTGCGACGGCGAAGCGGCTGGGCTTCAATATGATCCGCAAGCATGTCAAAGTAGAGCCCGAGCGCTGGTATTACTGGGCGGACCGATTGGGAATGCTTGTCTGGCAGGATATGCCGACCGCCGGCCATCGGACTCCGGAAAGCAAAACGCAGTTTGAGACGGAGTTGGACCGGATGGTGGAGGGGCGTGGGAATCATCCCAGCGTGATCATGTGGGTGCTCTTCAACGAGGGCAGTGATTACGACGTTCCTCGCCTCGTCGATCACGTTCGCGCGCTCGATCCCTCGCGGCTAATCGACAACGCCAGCGGCTGGAACGATCATGGGGTGGGCGATGTCATCGACACCCACAACTATACGCGCCCGAAGGCGCCGGCGCCGGAAGAGCATCGGGCCGCCGTCGCCGGTGAATTTGGCGGCCTTGGAATGCTGATCCCCGGCCACCTGTGGGGCGATCCGAAGAACAACTGGGGCTACGGGAATATGGCGGACAGCGCGGCCTTCGGCAAGGGGTATGCGCATCTGATGCACATTGCCTACGGATACCAAGACGATCCTGGCCTGAGCGCGGCCGTGTACACACAGCTCACCGACGTCGAGATTGAAAACAGCGGCCTGATGACCTATGACCGTGAGATCGTTAAGCCCGATCTCCACATCGCCCAGCTCGCGAACCGGGGCGAGTTTCCGACCGAGCCGAAGGTGACCGATATTGTGGCGACCTCGGAGACGCATCCGGCGGAATGGCGCTACACCACCACGGATCATCCCGCGCCCGCGAATTGGTTTGCGCCCGACTTTGACGATGCGGGCTGGAAATCCGCGCCTGCGCCGTTTGGAAACGGAGGAGCGCAAAACACCAAGTGGAGCGATACTCCAGGCGACATCTGGATGCGCCGCACGGTCACTCTGCCAGCCGATCTGCCCGCGACGCTTATGTTCAGCGCTTATTACGACGAAGATATGGAGATTTACATCAACGGCGTGCTCGCCGCCTCCGCTCCTGGGTTTACCTCCGACTATGTCGCCGTGCCGATGACCGACGCCGGCCGCAAGGCGATCGTTCCCGGCAAGAATGTTCTTGCGGTGCACTGCGGCCAGAAGGGCGGCGGCCAGTTTATCGATGTCGGGATCATTGCTCCGCAGTCCAGTCCATCCGTCCACAAGTAA